Proteins encoded together in one Miscanthus floridulus cultivar M001 chromosome 16, ASM1932011v1, whole genome shotgun sequence window:
- the LOC136512732 gene encoding triose phosphate/phosphate translocator, chloroplastic-like, whose product MAAVATLPGAAAVAGTSVPQRQRRGGAPSFVAAYVPEGTRLVCGRQLRPAPVLACSSSSPSRPARRRFLSAAAAAASSGSAGEAEPQGFAERYPTLVTGFFFFLWYFLNVIFNILNKKIFDYFPYPYFVSVSHLFIGVLYCLIGWSFGIPKRAPINSTILKQLVPVAVCHAIGHVTSTVSFAAVAVSFAHTIKALEPFFNAAASQFILGQPVPLTLWLSLVPVVVGVSVASLTELSFNWTGFINAMISNISFTYRSIYSKKAMTDMDSTNLYAYISIIALFVCIPPALIIEGSQLMQHGFKDAIAKVGLTKLISNFFMVGLFYHLYNQVATNTLERVAPLSHAIGNVLKRVFVIGFSIIVFGNKITTQTGIGTSIAIFGVALYSFIKAKIEEEKKQIKSA is encoded by the exons ATGGCGGCGGTCGCAACACTTCCCGGCGCCGCCGCAGTCGCTGGCACTTCTGTGCCCCAACGCCAACGCCGCGGCGGCGCCCCTTCTTTCGTAGCCGCCTACGTCCCCGAGGGCACCCGCCTCGTCTGCGGGAGGCAGCTCCGTCCGGCTCCGGTCCTCGCCTGTTCCTCCAGCTCCCCGTCTCGTCCAGCGAGGCGGCGGTTCCTCTCCGCTGCTGCGGCCGCAGCCTCCTCGGGTTCCGCTGG AGAAGCAGAGCCCCAGGGATTTGCAGAGAGATACCCAACCCTTGTCAcaggtttcttcttcttcttgtg GTATTTTCTGAATGTAATATTTAACATCCTCAACAAGAAGATCTTCGACTACTTCCCCTATCCATA TTTTGTATCAGTGAGCCATCTTTTTATTGGAGTACTATACTGCCTCATTGGCTGGAGCTTCGGTATCCCAAAGCGCGCG CCAATCAACTCAACAATTCTGAAGCAGCTTGTTCCAGTTGCGGTTTGCCATGCCATTGGCCATGTAACAAGCACTGTGTCATTTGCTGCTGTAGCTGTGTCATTTGCCCACACTATTAAAG CTCTGGAGCCATTCTTCAATGCGGCTGCTTCTCAGTTTATCCTTGGACAACCAGTTCCATTGACACTCTGGCTATCTCTTGTTCCGGTCGTGGTTG GTGTCTCGGTAGCATCCCTCACTGAACTCTCGTTCAATTGGACTGGCTTCATTAATGCCATGATCTCAAATATTTCTTTCACCTACCGAAGCATCTATTCAAAGAAGGCTATG ACTGACATGGATAGTACCAACTTGTATGCATACATATCAATAATTGCTCTCTTTGTCTGCATTCCCCCTGCACTTATT ATTGAAGGATCTCAATTAATGCAGCATGGATTTAAAGATGCAATTGCCAAAGTTGGATTAACAAAGTTGATTTCTAACTTTTTTATGGTGGGCTTATTCTATCACCTTTATAACCAG GTTGCCACAAACACATTGGAGCGGGTAGCCCCTCTATCACACGCCATCGGCAATGTGTTGAAACGTGTATTTGTCATTGGCTTTTCCATCATCGTCTTTG GCAACAAGATCACCACACAGACTGGAATTGGCACTTCCATTGCTATTTTTGGTGTTGCCCTCTACTCATTTATAAAGGCCAAGATTGAGGAGGAGAAAAAG CAAATAAAGAGTGCATAA